The proteins below come from a single Papaver somniferum cultivar HN1 chromosome 11, ASM357369v1, whole genome shotgun sequence genomic window:
- the LOC113321795 gene encoding putative RING-H2 finger protein ATL21A, with amino-acid sequence MGASIIIFLFFLFCFLCLPHFIVSSSGNCLNNQCSKEAPGIAFPFRLKGRQAERCGYPGYDLTCDNMNRTILELPFSGRFVVKDIKYGGTDHEILLHDPDDFLPRRLLNQLNLSGTPFIGYKYQNYSFFSCRSDTLSSSFDSGRDISCLSNTAHKVFATSSIGYGRLWSNVNCTLIATIQVPVKFISNAYDDYPRFYYETVLELTWNWKKPWCKKNCDDKDSNFPSYGGRLDVLSGGKTFPIAIGIIIPTVIVVAICYIVSRIRGFCFGAGNIESTNSSQLVTITTGLDEFAIQSFPTIVLGESGRLPDPANNICVICLSEYQPKEKVKILPSCSHCFHSACINDWLHLNSTCPVCRISPVL; translated from the exons ATGGGTGCCTCAATCATTATATTTCTATTTTTCTTATTCTGTTTTCTTTGTTTACCACATTTCATTGTGAGTAGTTCCGGAAATTGTCTGAATAATCAGTGTAGCAAGGAGGCCCCCGGTATCGCATTTCCTTTCCGATTAAAAGGCCGTCAAGCCGAACGATGTGGTTATCCAGGTTATGATCTCACATGTGATAATATGAATAGAACAATTCTAGAGCTGCCATTTTCTGGACGATTTGTCGTTAAAGATATCAAGTATGGTGGAACTGATCACGAGATACTACTACACGATCCAGACGACTTCCTTCCTAGACGTTTATTGAATCAGCTGAATCTCTCAGGTACCCCTTTCATTGGTTATAAGTATCAGAATTATTCATTCTTCAGCTGTCGGTCAGATACTTTATCTTCGTCTTTTGACTCCGGGAGGGATATCAGTTGCCTAAGTAACACCGCACACAAAGTATTTGCTACGTCTTCAATAGGTTATGGTAGATTGTGGAGCAACGTGAATTGTACTTTAATTGCTACTATACAAGTCCCAGTTAAATTCATTTCGAATGCATACGACGACTATCCTAGGTTTTATTACGAAACTGTTCTTGAACTTACATGGAATTGGAAAAAACCATGGTGCAAAAAAAATTGTGATGATAAAGACTCGAATTTTCCATCCTATGGAGGACGCCTTGATGTTCTTAGCG GTGGTAAAACCTTTCCTATAGCCATAGGCATCATAATACCAACTGTAATAGTCGTTGCTATATGCTATATTGTTTCACGCATTAGAGGCTTTTGCTTTGGTGCTGGTAATATTGAATCAACCAACTCATCGCAATTAGTCACTATCACCACCGGTCTCGATGAGTTTGCAATACAATCATTTCCCACGATAGTTCTTGGTGAGAGCGGACGACTTCCCGACCCAGCCAATAATATTTGTGTAATATGTTTGTCCGAGTATCAACCAAAAGAGAAGGTGAAAATCTTACCTTCGTGTAGTCATTGTTTTCATTCTGCATGTATTAATGATTGGCTTCATTTGAACTCAACATGTCCTGTATGCCGGATATCTCCTGTCCTGTAA
- the LOC113325412 gene encoding F-box/kelch-repeat protein At3g06240-like yields the protein MVSIPEDIISDILVRLPAKSIGRFRCVSKAWYKLLKGSEFVKMHLNHANEMNKFNITHHNFTEFHTIGYDPSSSTCSDLVSTVNCPLSSDDYRGYGFWGSCNGLVCLTCCDAREINPPSIVVIWNPCTNEYKKLPISPSEDSIHRVSPTVRFGLLVRYGFIYDYKMDDFKVVSLGIYNDKYLCEIHVYTLSSNSWRRLEDIHYDLHNHYVTPEFSRVPVNGALHWKAFREPRGKKTEVILSFNAEKEISEEIQMPSLFDGMYCTTLCVLKESLCLLGYVSLLWVELWELNDCGVKDSWTRIFNIDIQKLFGHVAHLTPLRSFENDEILFGMDRNNAFNVVLYDPVNDTTRAVEVHDGMKTFSYCLSVYKESLVSPNSGTYSRQAEIDEGIDSDSLLQEEGGS from the coding sequence ATGGTGAGCATTCCGGAGGATATTATATCAGACATCCTTGTTAGGTTGCCAGCGAAGTCGATTGGGCGGTTCAGGTGTGTATCAAAGGCATGGTACAAGTTATTGAAAGGCAGTGAGTTTGTTAAAATGCATCTTAATCATGCTAATGAGATGAACAAGTTTAATATCACGCACCATAATTTTACTGAATTCCACACCATAGGTTAtgatccatcatcatcaacatgtaGTGATCTTGTTAGTACTGTCAATTGCCCTTTATCATCTGATGATTATCGTGGATACGGATTTTGGGGGTCTTGTAATGGTTTGGTTTGTTTAACTTGTTGTGATGCTAGAGAGATTAATCCTCCTAGCATTGTTGTCATCTGGAACCCGTGTACTAACGAGTATAAGAAGTTACCAATATCACCAAGTGAAGACTCCATCCATAGAGTATCACCAACTGTGAGGTTCGGTTTATTAGTACGTTATGGATTTATTTATGATTACAAGATGGATGACTTCAAAGTTGTAAGTCTAGGGATTTATAATGATAAGTATCTTTGTGAGATCCATGTCTACACGTTATCATCAAATTCATGGAGAAGACTTGAGGACATCCATTATGATCTTCATAACCATTACGTTACACCTGAATTTTCTAGGGTGCCTGTTAATGGAGCTCTTCACTGGAAAGCATTTCGTGAACCAAGGGGAAAGAAAACTGAAGTTATCCTTTCTTTCAATGCGGAGAAAGAGATATCTGAAGAGATCCAAATGCCTAGCTTGTTTGATGGAATGTATTGTACAACTTTGTGTGTGTTAAAAGAGTCTCTTTGCTTACTTGGTTATGTTTCTTTGTTATGGGTCGAGTTATGGGAGTTGAACGACTGCGGAGTGAAAGATTCTTGGACTAGAATTTTCAACATCGACATACAAAAGCTTTTCGGGCATGTGGCACATTTGACACCCTTGCGATCTTTTGAGAACGATGAGATTCTGTTTGGAATGGACAGGAATAATGCGTTTAATGTGGTTTTATATGATCCAGTGAATGACACAACTAGAGCTGTTGAGGTTCATGATGGTATGAAAACATTCTCATATTGTCTTTCTGTATACAAAGAGAGCTTAGTTTCTCCCAACTCGGGTACTTATTCGAGGCAGGCGGAAATAGATGAAGGAATTGATTCAGATTCACTCTTGCAAGAGGAAGGTGGTTCATGA
- the LOC113323907 gene encoding uncharacterized protein LOC113323907 translates to METKNDLVWLCLEAAAESKESIETWRRQRRTLESMPNQLSQSLLHRLLQRKLLNPSLLEVFQYSVEEIDLKNENVDAEWMAYIGGFVSLRALNLADCRAINSSALWPIAGMETLKELDLSRCVKVNDAGIKHLLSVPNLEKLCISETGVTENGVALLSSLVNLAKLDLGGLPVTDRALSSLQVLTKLEYLDIWGSKISNKGAAVLQKFPNLSYLNLAWTNVTIFPSLPSITCLNMSNCTIESVLEGDCGVKTPLKELLIHGATVLYVHEVFSNIETSQLSFLDVSNSSVHDFRFLARMDALTHLNVSYSRIEDEAMELVAEVGANLRTLNLSNTKVSSAGIGALAGLVPKLETLLLSGTMVNDVALSYISMMPALRVIDLSSTNIKGFIPHAGEEQDEVFSLSELGSLNHLEKLDLEETHIKDEALQPLSKLQGLKTLCLKSDFLTHMSLHSIASLGNLRFLGIRGAVLTNDGLCMFNPPPLLETLDLRGCWLLTEDTILLFCETHPQIILKHEFAQVCSAVANSGDHSSPQRSTSKTSPLKPKKSKWSPSPPSTVRKEGFVVDQRLKYRREELLEMQYSPLSQASPSVVLPQMLME, encoded by the exons atggaaACCAAAAATGATTTGGTGTGGTTATGTTTGGAAGCAGCAGCTGAAAGTAAAGAAAGCATAGAAACAtggagaagacaaagaagaacaCTTGAAAGTATGCCAAATCAATTATCGCaatctcttcttcatcgtcttctTCAACGAAAACTCCTCAATCCTTCATTACTTGA GGTTTTTCAGTATAGTGTGGAGGAGATTGATTTAAAGAATGAGAATGTGGATGCAGAATGGATGGCATACATTGGTGGATTCGTGTCCCTCCGTGCTTTGAATCTGGCCGATTGCCGAGCTATCAATAGTTCTGCACTCTGGCCTATTGCTG GGATGGAGACCTTGAAGGAACTGGACTTGTCTAGGTGTGTAAAGGTTAATGATGCTGGGATTAAACATCTTTTATCTGTGCCGAACTTAGAGAAATTATGTATTTCGGAGACTGGTGTTACAGAAAATGGGGTGGCATTGCTGTCTTCTCTTGTGAATTTGGCGAAGTTAGATTTGGGTGGGCTCCCTGTCACTGACCGCGCATTATCTTCACTCCAG GTGTTGACTAAGCTGGAATACTTGGATATCTGGGGGAGTAAAATATCTAACAAAGGAGCTGCTGTTCTGCAGAAGTTTCCGAATTTGAGTTACTTGAATCTTGCTTGGACGAATGTCACTATTTTTCCAAGTCTGCCATCTATAACATGCTTGAACATGAGTAACTGCACCATCGAGTCAGTTTTGGAAGGTGATTGTGGCGTTAAAACTCCTCTGAAAGAGCTTCTTATCCATGGGGCTACAGTCCTATATGTCCATGAAGTATTTTCAAATATTGAAACAAGTCAATTATCTTTCTTGGATGTATCCAATTCCTCAGTTCACGATTTTCGGTTTTTGGCTAGAATGGATGCACTTACCCATTTAAATGTCAGCTATAGCAGAATCGAAGATGAGGCTATGGAATTGGTTGCTGAAGTTGGAGCAAATTTGAGAACTCTAAATCTCAGCAACACGAAAGTCAGCTCTGCTGGTATAGGGGCTTTGGCTGGCCTGGTTCCAAAACTTGAAACTTTGTTATTGTCTGGCACTATGGTTAATGATGTCGCTCTCTCGTATATCAGCATGATGCCCGCATTGAGGGTTATTGACTTAAGCAGCACAAATATTAAAG GTTTCATCCCCCATGCTGGGGAAGAGCAAGACGAGGTATTTTCACTTTCTGAGTTGGGAAGCCTGAATCATCTAGAAAAGTTGGATTTGGAGGAAACCCACATTAAAGATGAGGCTCTCCAGCCTCTCTCTAAGTTACAGGGATTGAAGACCTTGTGTTTGAAAAGTGATTTCCTTACACATATGTCACTGCATTCAATCGCATCTCTAGGAAACCTAAGATTTCTTGGGATTCGTGGTGCTGTATTGACGAATGACGGCCTCTGCATGTTCAACCCACCTCCACTGCTTGAAACGTTGGATTTGAGAGGGTGCTGGCTTTTAACCGAGGATACCATCTTGTTATTCTGTGAAACTCATCCTCAAATCATATTGAAGCATGAATTTGCTCAAGTCTGCTCCGCAGTTGCAAATAGCGGTGATCACTCATCTCCACAGCGATCGACCTCTAAAACTTCCCCATTGAAACCTAAGAAGAGCAAATGGTCTCCATCTCCCCCATCAACAGTTCGAAAAGAGGGGTTTGTTGTAG ATCAAAGGCTGAAATATAGAAGAGAAGAACTGCTAGAGATGCAGTATTCACCACTTTCGCAAGCCTCTCCTAGTGTTGTACTTCCACAGATGCTGATGGAGTGA